Genomic segment of Alphaproteobacteria bacterium:
CGCAAGCACTTCGAGGAGAAATGCCTCAAAGGGCTCATCCGCGCGGTCGAGCTCGTCGATCAGCAGCACCGGTGCGCCGGCCGCATCGGGTTCGAGCGCTTCCAGCACTGGGCGCTTGATAAGAAAACGCTCGGTGAAGACGTCATCCGAGAGCCGCGCGCGGCCGGCGACACCTTCCGCCTTCGCCGCCTGAATCTCGATCATCTGGGCGGCATAGTTCCACTCATAAACAGCGCCCGCCACGTCTAGGCCCTCGTAGCATTGCAGGCGCAATAGGCGGCGGCCGAGCTGCTCGGCCAGCACCTTCGCGATCTCGGTTTTGCCGACCCCGGCCTCGCCTTCAAGGAACAGCGGGCGGCCCATGGACAAGGCCAGAAATACCGAGGTCGCAAGACCGCGGTCTGCGATGTAGTGGCCGCCGGCGAGCAGTTCTACGGCAGCGTCGACACTCGCCGGTAGCTCGCCTATAGGCATCCGGTCACGGCACGTCTGGCCATCACGTTGATCAGATGGGCACGATAGTCGGCGGCGGCGTGGATATCGGTGTTGAGGCCGTCTGCGGGCACGTTGACCCCGGCGATGGCATCCGCCGAAAAATTGTCCGCCAGCGCCTGTTCCATGTCTGCGGCACGGAATACGCTGCTGCCGGCGCCCGTAACCGCCACGCGCACGCTGCCGCCCGTCACCGCCACCATCACGCCGACGATGGCATAGCGCGAGGCGGGGTTGGCGAATTTAGCGTAGCAGGCCGCTTCTGGCACCGGGAACGACACCTCGGTGATCAGTTCGCCCTCGTTTAACGCC
This window contains:
- a CDS encoding MoxR family ATPase, with the translated sequence MPIGELPASVDAAVELLAGGHYIADRGLATSVFLALSMGRPLFLEGEAGVGKTEIAKVLAEQLGRRLLRLQCYEGLDVAGAVYEWNYAAQMIEIQAAKAEGVAGRARLSDDVFTERFLIKRPVLEALEPDAAGAPVLLIDELDRADEPFEAFLLEVLADFQVTIPELSTIRAVTPPIVVLTSNRTREIHDAIKRRCLYAWIDYPDAARETEILAARAPGVGKRLSGQVIAFVQRLREMDLFKKPGVAETIDWANALMRLDHTDLDPRTVDETLGALLKYQDDIARVQGSEAAAIIEKIRAGAAV